One segment of Pseudomonas sp. FP2196 DNA contains the following:
- a CDS encoding accessory factor UbiK family protein: MLAPKDFLDALSGTASRLFSGDTPLPKAEIESQFKMLLQSAFSKLDLVSREEFDSQMVVLARTRARLESLEAKVAEMEAKLAPPAE; encoded by the coding sequence ATGCTCGCGCCCAAAGACTTCCTCGACGCCCTGAGCGGCACCGCCTCCCGCCTGTTCAGCGGCGACACCCCGCTGCCGAAAGCCGAAATCGAAAGCCAGTTCAAGATGCTGCTGCAAAGTGCCTTCAGCAAACTCGACCTGGTGAGCCGGGAAGAATTCGATAGTCAGATGGTTGTGTTGGCGCGTACCCGTGCCCGCCTCGAAAGCCTCGAAGCGAAGGTCGCCGAGATGGAAGCCAAGCTGGCGCCACCTGCTGAGTAA
- a CDS encoding Bro-N domain-containing protein — translation MNQEETYLTPHIFTRHKLPLHALLIQNQPWFCARDLSRLLHIYLNERMLRKLDPDQHQTRKTLINNQIENTLLISESGVYALLVYHYCPEYRALREWLTHQVIPTLRDTQHPTTSERPHLSLLSWPDMTLSLLHWNNQPWIRLQDVPLMVVEREEPKRPITGPWWKRASRMLQSL, via the coding sequence ATGAATCAAGAAGAGACTTATCTGACCCCGCACATCTTCACCCGCCACAAACTCCCCCTCCACGCCCTCCTCATCCAGAACCAACCCTGGTTCTGCGCCCGAGACCTGAGCCGCCTGCTGCACATCTACCTCAATGAACGCATGCTGCGAAAACTCGACCCCGACCAACACCAAACCCGCAAAACCCTGATCAACAACCAAATCGAAAACACCCTGCTAATCAGCGAATCCGGCGTCTACGCCCTCCTCGTCTACCACTACTGCCCCGAATACCGAGCCCTGCGCGAATGGCTTACTCACCAAGTCATCCCGACCCTGCGCGACACCCAACACCCCACCACAAGCGAACGTCCACACCTCAGCTTGCTCAGTTGGCCGGACATGACGTTGAGTTTGTTGCATTGGAATAATCAGCCGTGGATACGGTTGCAGGATGTGCCGTTGATGGTGGTGGAACGTGAAGAGCCGAAGCGCCCAATAACGGGGCCTTGGTGGAAAAGGGCTTCGCGGATGCTGCAGTCGCTATAA
- a CDS encoding HigA family addiction module antitoxin gives MNRNGMRPIHPGEVLNKEFMEPLGMTVMDLAMPTKWPESEIEKLVKCQLRICADLAIRLAIHLNTTPEFWMSLQSTYDLRRAQLRQAGL, from the coding sequence ATGAACCGCAATGGTATGCGCCCGATTCATCCGGGCGAGGTTCTGAATAAGGAATTCATGGAGCCGTTGGGCATGACCGTCATGGATTTGGCCATGCCCACGAAATGGCCCGAAAGTGAGATCGAAAAGCTTGTGAAGTGCCAGCTCAGGATCTGCGCTGATCTGGCAATCAGACTTGCCATTCATCTCAACACGACGCCTGAGTTCTGGATGAGTCTTCAGTCGACTTACGATTTGCGCAGGGCCCAGCTCAGGCAGGCGGGCTTATAG
- a CDS encoding YifB family Mg chelatase-like AAA ATPase, producing MSLSIVHSRAQIGVEAPAVSVEVHLANGLPSLTMVGLPEAAVKESKDRVRSAIINSGLQFPARRITLNLAPADLPKDGGRFDLAIALGILSASVQVPCLTLDDVECLGELALSGAVRAVRGVLPAALAARKAGRALVVPRANAEEACLASGLKVFAVDHLLEAVAHFNGHTPVEPYVSDGLMHAARPYPDLNEVQGQMAAKRALLIAAAGAHNLLFSGPPGTGKTLLASRLPGLLPPLSECEALEVAAIQSVASGVPLTHWPQRPFRQPHHSASGPALVGGSSKPQPGEITLAHHGVLFLDELPEFDRKVLEVLREPLESGHIVIARAKDRVRFPARFQLVAAMNPCPCGYLGEPSGKCSCTPDMVQRYRNKLSGPLLDRIDLHLTVAREATALNPTVKPGEDSATAAQRVAEARERQLKRQSCANAFLDLPGLKRHCKLSTADETWLESACERLTLSLRSAHRLLKVARTLADLEQVDAIRREHLAEALQYRPATP from the coding sequence ATGTCTCTCTCCATCGTCCACAGTCGCGCCCAGATTGGCGTGGAAGCCCCCGCTGTCAGCGTCGAAGTCCATCTGGCCAACGGCCTGCCGTCGCTGACCATGGTCGGTCTGCCCGAAGCGGCGGTGAAGGAGAGCAAGGATCGGGTGCGCAGCGCGATCATCAATTCCGGGCTGCAGTTTCCGGCGCGGCGGATCACCCTGAATCTGGCGCCGGCGGATCTGCCCAAGGATGGCGGGCGGTTTGATCTGGCGATTGCCTTGGGGATTCTGTCGGCGAGTGTGCAGGTGCCGTGTCTTACGCTGGATGATGTGGAATGTCTGGGTGAGTTGGCATTGTCCGGCGCAGTACGAGCGGTGCGCGGCGTGTTGCCGGCAGCGTTGGCGGCGCGCAAGGCGGGGCGTGCGCTGGTGGTGCCGCGGGCGAATGCCGAGGAGGCGTGCCTGGCTTCGGGGTTGAAGGTGTTTGCGGTGGATCATTTGCTGGAGGCGGTGGCGCATTTCAACGGCCATACGCCGGTGGAGCCTTACGTGTCGGACGGTTTGATGCATGCCGCCAGACCCTATCCAGACCTGAACGAAGTGCAGGGGCAAATGGCAGCCAAACGGGCGCTGCTGATTGCCGCAGCGGGTGCGCATAACCTGTTGTTCAGCGGACCGCCGGGGACGGGCAAGACGCTGTTGGCCAGTCGATTGCCGGGATTGCTCCCGCCGCTCTCCGAATGCGAGGCGCTGGAAGTCGCGGCGATTCAATCCGTCGCCAGCGGCGTGCCCCTGACCCATTGGCCGCAACGGCCCTTCCGCCAGCCGCACCATTCTGCATCGGGGCCGGCGCTGGTCGGTGGCAGCTCGAAACCGCAACCCGGCGAGATCACCCTCGCCCACCATGGTGTGCTGTTTCTCGATGAGCTGCCTGAGTTCGATCGCAAGGTGCTTGAGGTACTGCGCGAGCCTCTGGAGTCGGGGCACATCGTGATCGCCCGAGCCAAGGATCGCGTACGATTTCCGGCACGCTTTCAATTGGTGGCGGCGATGAACCCGTGTCCCTGTGGATATCTTGGCGAGCCGAGCGGCAAGTGTTCGTGCACACCGGACATGGTTCAGCGATACCGCAACAAGCTGTCAGGGCCGCTGCTGGATCGGATTGATCTGCACCTGACGGTGGCGCGGGAGGCGACGGCGTTGAATCCGACGGTTAAGCCGGGCGAAGACAGCGCCACGGCCGCGCAACGTGTTGCCGAGGCGCGAGAACGGCAACTGAAACGCCAGTCCTGCGCCAATGCCTTTCTCGATCTGCCGGGCCTGAAGCGGCACTGCAAGTTATCCACAGCCGACGAAACCTGGCTGGAGTCTGCCTGTGAGCGACTGACGTTGTCGCTGCGCTCGGCCCATCGTTTGCTCAAAGTCGCCAGAACCCTGGCAGACCTTGAGCAAGTCGATGCAATCAGGCGTGAGCACTTGGCCGAAGCGCTGCAATACCGGCCGGCGACGCCTTAA